A single Anabas testudineus chromosome 10, fAnaTes1.2, whole genome shotgun sequence DNA region contains:
- the LOC113160739 gene encoding uncharacterized protein C4orf45 isoform X2 — protein sequence MQNSEEAAGRPQYGQRILFTGPDGIGDYRPRADYFPGYIGVGTSTPEATGDLSYLCRAAPNAPPLMPRQSYVGEVGWGWQYNQLLNSGTLLSNMQIKKTEIRTVLEDRVTHRFQNQ from the exons ATGCAAAACagtgaagaagctgcaggaagACCACAGTATGGACAAAGGATCCTTTTTACAG GTCCAGATGGAATTGGAGACTACAGGCCCAGAGCAGATTATTTCCCTGGATACATTGGTGTAGGCACTTCAACACCTGAGGCCACAGGTGACCTCAGTTATTTGTGCCGTGCTGCACCAAATGCCCCCCCTCTCATGCCCAGGCAGAGCTATGTGGGTGAGGTTGGCTGGGGCTGGCAGTATAACCAGCTGTTGAACAGTGGGACACTGCTCAGCAATATGCAAATTAAG AAAACCGAGATACGGACAGTGTTGGAGGACAGAGTCACTCACAGGTTTCAGAACCAATA A
- the LOC113160739 gene encoding uncharacterized protein C4orf45 isoform X1 has translation MQNSEEAAGRPQYGQRILFTGPDGIGDYRPRADYFPGYIGVGTSTPEATGDLSYLCRAAPNAPPLMPRQSYVGEVGWGWQYNQLLNSGTLLSNMQIKKTEIRTVLEDRVTHRFQNQ, from the exons ATGCAAAACagtgaagaagctgcaggaagACCACAGTATGGACAAAGGATCCTTTTTACAG GTCCAGATGGAATTGGAGACTACAGGCCCAGAGCAGATTATTTCCCTGGATACATTGGTGTAGGCACTTCAACACCTGAGGCCACAGGTGACCTCAGTTATTTGTGCCGTGCTGCACCAAATGCCCCCCCTCTCATGCCCAGGCAGAGCTATGTGGGTGAGGTTGGCTGGGGCTGGCAGTATAACCAGCTGTTGAACAGTGGGACACTGCTCAGCAATATGCAAATTAAG AAAACCGAGATACGGACAGTGTTGGAGGACAGAGTCACTCACAGGTTTCAGAACCAATA G